GATAAAAGTATTGCAATGAATATCCAAAATCCCAATAAACGCTTGCTGACAGCAAAATTTAAAAAGTCACATGCCCTGTCCTATTTCATAGGCTTTATTTAACCCTACAAATCCTTCCTGAATGTCCAGCGCTTTTTATGGGTCACGGGGTTAAAATGCTTCCAGAGCTGGCGAATGGCGATGTTGTCTTCCAATTCGGGGGTGCGGATACAGTTGACAATTCCTTTTTCCGTAAAAGTGTGGTAGTATTCATTAAAGATGATGGCGGTAACCCCCTTGCTCTGGTATTCGGGATGTATCCCTATCAGATAGAAAATAACGTCTTTACTATGTTTTTTGGCTTTTAACAAATGAAAGACGCCAAACGGAAAGAGCTTGCCATTTGCCTTTTGAAGGGCCTTTGAAAAAGAGGGCATTACAATGGCAAAGGCTACCAGGTTATCGCTTTCATCAACCACGAATTTTATATACTCTGGGTTGATAAAGCTGATGTATTTTTTTTTGAAATATTCTTTTTGGATATCGGTGATCTTTACAAAAGACGACAATTTGGCGTAGGAGGCATTGAACAGATCGAACATCTTATCTACCCAGGGCATAATGTCCTCACTTTTGGTAAAGTTCAGCGGTCGTAGTTTGTAGCGGCGTTTTACCAGTTCGTTGGCCTTTGAGAACAGACTGGGGTGGGCGGCAGAAAACAAAAATTTATTTTCTAGGTACCCTTTTTCCTTTACCATGCCGTACGCCTCGTAGTGTGATCGATAATAAGGATGGTTGTACCAAGTGATCATGGTGCCGATATGGTCAAACCCCTCAATCAGCACCCCAACTTTGTCGAGGTTTGAAAAACCTACGGGCCCTTCCATATATTCAAGGTTGTTGGCTTTTCCTATTTCTGCCACCTTGTCGAGCAGTACTTTCGAAACAGCTTTGTCATCCACAAAATCAAACCAGCCGAATCGCATTTTTTTGAGTCCTTGTTCGTTTACCTCAAGCCAGTTGATGATGGCGGCCACACGGCCCACTATCTTGCCATCTTTGTAGGCCAAGAAAAACCAGGCATCGGCATCTTTAAAGACGGGGTTTTTGTTCTTGTCAAATGAATCGACCTCATCTTTGATAATGGGCGGAACCCAATAGGGATTGCCCTTGTAGAGCGAAAAGGGAAATTTGACAAACTGTTTGAGTTCAGACTTGGTGGTGGCTTCTTTAAGTGTGATCATAGTGCTACTTTGCTGCTACTATGTCAAGTCTGGCGCAATTAAAACCTATCGAACGAAAAACGTAAGCTGTTCTCGACTGCGCTCAAACTGACAATTCGTTTGATTACCCACAATATTATGAATATTCGGTGCAGTAGAAAAGCGGGGCCGTCAAAACTTAGAAGTCTAGTTTGTCCTTTTTCTTTCTTTTGCCCCTTTTCCGCTTTTTCATGGCCTTACGGCTGATTTTGTTGCCCGTACTCTGCTGGTCGACAGGTTTCATCTCATCTTTATGAAAATCCAGCCGGTACGAGAACCCGGTGGAAATGAAAATACGGGAGGGCGTGCTTTTAAAACTGGCCCCCAAGTTGATGTCGGCCTGAAAATTCGGGCTAAAAAGGTGTGCGACCCCTGTTCGCAACAACAGGTCTGAATATCGGTCGCTATCTATGCCCTGATGTTCCACAAAAGCACTCCATTTGGGATTTCTAAAGGCATACGACAGCGAAACCAGATAGCTCAACTCTGGGTCATCGGACGAGATGCGGTCATAGGCAATGTTCGATATCAACACCATTCTAGGTGTTAGACGACTTTGTGTGGCCACCATACCACGGTATGAAATGGTGGGGTCTTCGGGGTAGAACGGATTGTCGCCCAAATTGAAGGTGGCCCCACCATAAAGCGACACTGACGGTATCAAATTCTTTAGTTGAAAGAGATTGTTGGCCCGCCAGCTGTACAAATTGGGCTTGTTGCGCTCAGGGTCTTTGTAACGATCGTATATCAAATATTTGATTCCCAATCGGTTTCTTGAAAAATCGGTCCGCTTTTCGCTGAACCCAAAATTGTTGAACGTAATGTTTTGGTTGATAAAGGTACCTTCGTAATTGATTTCCAATTGCTCGACGAGCAGTCCGTATCGCAAAGAAAGGTCTGCTCCCAAAATATTCGATTCGGTGCTAAGGTCGGCATGGTCTTGCTGTTCGTAGAGCATGCCAAATTCTGCCTGCACCACGTTTTTCCCTACCGCATAGGCACTTACCGAGAGTCCGGGCCGGTTTGAGTTGATCACATCGGTGTATTGCCCCAAGGCCGCAAAGGGAAGCAAAAGGGTACAGAAAAGAATTTTTTTCAATGATGAAAGGTCCATACAACCTGTTTTAATACTATTTTATGAAACTTTGTGGCCAAAAAAAGGACCAACAATGTAATTTTGAATTTATAGTGAACACCTATGGCTTTACTGAAAACGATATTAGTACTCATATTAGTATACTATACACTGAAATTGCTGTGGCGGTTATTGGCCCCAAAACTCTTTGGGTATGCCGTTAAAAAGGCTGAGGAACGATTTGGGCAACAGTTCGGCACGTTCGACGATTATTCAGATCCGAAACAGAAAGAGGGCGAGACCACCATTTCAAAGCGGCCCAACCCCAAGGCCAATCCCTCAAAAAAAGTTGGAGAATATATAGATTTTGAAGAAATTGAGTGATCTTTAGGCACTCAAAACCGGTCTATGAAGCTTTCTGCCAAGGCAATTTTCACCCATCTTATCGTAATTGTATTGTTTGTGCTGGCCTCAACGGTGTATTTTTACCCCGTATTGCAGGGCAAGGCCATTTTTCAATCAGACATTGCCCAGTACAAGGGCATGGCCAAAGAGCGCGATGACTTTAAGAAGAACACTGGCATAGAGTCGTATTGGACGAACAGTGCCTTCGGGGGCATGCCCACTTATCAATTGGGAGCCAATTATCCGCACGACTACGTAAAGAAACTCGATAGGCTCATCCGTTTTCTTCCCCGGCCAGCCGATTACCTGTTTTTGTACCTGCTGGGGTTTTATGTGTTGATGCTCTGTATGAAGGCAAAATGGCGATGGGCGGTTTTGGGTGCCCTGGCCTTTGGTTTTTCGACCTATCTCATCATTATCTTGGGGGTGGGCCACAATGCAAAGGCACATGCCCTTGGCTACATTCCCTTTTTGTTGGGCGGAATTATCCTGGTCTTCCGAAAGAAATACATCTTGGGGTTTTTGCTGACCGCTTTGGCGATGGCCCTTGAAATCAGTGCCAACCATTACCAGATGACCTATTATTTTATGCTCTTGGTATTGGTTATGGGGGCCGTCTATCTTATCTATGCCATCAAGGAAAAAGAACTGAAACACTTTTTTGTTTCCGTTGGAATTTTAGTGGGCGCCGTTGTTTTGGGCGTTGCCACCAATGCCACGGGACTCATGGCCACCAAAGAATATGCCGATTGGAGCACACGGGGCAAATCGGAGCTTACCATCAACCCCGACGGTAGCCCGAAAGAAGTAAAAGACGGCCTTGACAAAGAATACATTACCCAATACAGTTACGGCATTTTAGAGTCGCTCAATCTTTTTGTGCCCCGGTTGTTCGGCGGTTCGAACAGCGAAAATCTGGGAAAAGACTCAAAGGCCTATGCCTTTTTGACCGAACAAGGGCTGCCGCCCTCACGTGCCCTTGAATTTACGGGCGGCCTACCGCTTTATTGGGGCAAACAGCCCATCGTGGCGGCCCCGGCCTATGTGGGGGCTGTGGTCTTCTTTTTGTTCGTGCTGGGGCTTTTTTTGGTTAAAGCAAAGCACAAGTGGTGGCTCGTGGCAGGTGTGCTGCTGTCTCTGCTGCTTTCATGGGGAAAGAACTTTCCTGCGTTGACCAATTTCATGATCGATTATTTTCCACTTTATAACAAATTCAGGGCGGTATCATCGGTACAGGTAGTGTTGGAGCTTTGTATCCCCGTTCTTGGAATCTTGGGATTGATGCAGCTCGCCAAAAAGAAGGTGAAGACCACAGAAAAAATGCGGGCCCTAAAATGGAGCACCTTCATTACCGTCGGGCTATGCGTTGCCATTTTTTTGATGAAGGGGTTCTTCGACTTTGAAGGACTGAACGATGACAGCTATCGACGCTATTTTGGTGATGAGCTGATGGCCATGGTACAAAGTGACCGCGAGGCTGTGTATGTGAACGATACCCTGCGAACATTGATTTTTGTACTGCTGACCGCATTGGCGTTGTGGTTTTTTATCAAAGACAAAATTAACAAGAATATCTTGGCATTAGCGTTGGGCGCACTTTTATTGATTGATTTGGTCGGTGTAAACCTGCGTTATGTGAACGCCGATGATTTTGTGCGACAAAGGGTGGTCAACAATCCGTTTCAACCCTCTGAGGCTGATAAGCAAATTATGCAAGACCCCGGTGTTTTCAGGGTCTTTGACCCCAACGAAGGGTTGAACGGTGCGCGCACCTCGTTTTTTCACCACTCGATAGGCGGCTACCATGCGGCCAAGCCCAGGGCCATGCAAGACCTGTTTGAGTTTCATATCTACAAAAACAATTTACAGGTGCTCAATATGCTGAATGTGAAGTATATAATGCAGCAAGATGAAGAGGGTAGAACCTATGCAGCCCTAAACGAAAACGCGAATGGCAATGCATGGTTCGTCGAGAACATCAAAGCGGTCAAATCACCTGATGAGGCAATCCAGGCGCTGGGCGATATCGACACCAAGAAAACTGCCGTGGTGAATACCCAAAAATATCCGTGGCTGGTCAAGACAAGTTATGGGGTGGATTCCACGGCCACCATTCAACTTATCGAGTACCGCCCCGATTACCTGAAGTACCGTTCGAGCAACCCCAACGAGGGCTTTGCCGTATTCTCTGAAATGTTTTACCCCCATGGATGG
This portion of the Flagellimonas lutaonensis genome encodes:
- a CDS encoding YfhO family protein is translated as MKLSAKAIFTHLIVIVLFVLASTVYFYPVLQGKAIFQSDIAQYKGMAKERDDFKKNTGIESYWTNSAFGGMPTYQLGANYPHDYVKKLDRLIRFLPRPADYLFLYLLGFYVLMLCMKAKWRWAVLGALAFGFSTYLIIILGVGHNAKAHALGYIPFLLGGIILVFRKKYILGFLLTALAMALEISANHYQMTYYFMLLVLVMGAVYLIYAIKEKELKHFFVSVGILVGAVVLGVATNATGLMATKEYADWSTRGKSELTINPDGSPKEVKDGLDKEYITQYSYGILESLNLFVPRLFGGSNSENLGKDSKAYAFLTEQGLPPSRALEFTGGLPLYWGKQPIVAAPAYVGAVVFFLFVLGLFLVKAKHKWWLVAGVLLSLLLSWGKNFPALTNFMIDYFPLYNKFRAVSSVQVVLELCIPVLGILGLMQLAKKKVKTTEKMRALKWSTFITVGLCVAIFLMKGFFDFEGLNDDSYRRYFGDELMAMVQSDREAVYVNDTLRTLIFVLLTALALWFFIKDKINKNILALALGALLLIDLVGVNLRYVNADDFVRQRVVNNPFQPSEADKQIMQDPGVFRVFDPNEGLNGARTSFFHHSIGGYHAAKPRAMQDLFEFHIYKNNLQVLNMLNVKYIMQQDEEGRTYAALNENANGNAWFVENIKAVKSPDEAIQALGDIDTKKTAVVNTQKYPWLVKTSYGVDSTATIQLIEYRPDYLKYRSSNPNEGFAVFSEMFYPHGWNAYLDGKPTDHYRVNYALRGMKIPAGEHEIEFRFEPKVVETGSKIALGSNILLGLLFLLGLLYLFWPKREKTKT
- a CDS encoding transporter, whose amino-acid sequence is MDLSSLKKILFCTLLLPFAALGQYTDVINSNRPGLSVSAYAVGKNVVQAEFGMLYEQQDHADLSTESNILGADLSLRYGLLVEQLEINYEGTFINQNITFNNFGFSEKRTDFSRNRLGIKYLIYDRYKDPERNKPNLYSWRANNLFQLKNLIPSVSLYGGATFNLGDNPFYPEDPTISYRGMVATQSRLTPRMVLISNIAYDRISSDDPELSYLVSLSYAFRNPKWSAFVEHQGIDSDRYSDLLLRTGVAHLFSPNFQADINLGASFKSTPSRIFISTGFSYRLDFHKDEMKPVDQQSTGNKISRKAMKKRKRGKRKKKDKLDF
- a CDS encoding DUF4834 family protein, translated to MALLKTILVLILVYYTLKLLWRLLAPKLFGYAVKKAEERFGQQFGTFDDYSDPKQKEGETTISKRPNPKANPSKKVGEYIDFEEIE